The DNA window TTGTGATTAAATACATCTGGTGGTGTATCTTTAAAGATTTCTAGCGCTTTATCCATACGGCCTTTGAAATCTGGAACTAAAATCTCGATTTTAATCTCAGGATTCAGTAAGCGGATTTCACGGATACAATCGACAAAATGCTGTGCGCCACCATCACGTAAATCATCACGATCTACTGATGTGATAACAACATATTTCAGCTTCATTTTCGCAATTGTCTGCGCAAGTTTTAGCGGTTCTTCAGCCACAAGCGGTAATGGCTTACCATGGGCAACATCACAGAATGGGCAACGGCGTGTACAGATTGCACCCATGATCATAAAAGTTGCTGTACCGTGGTTAAAGCATTCTGAAAGGTTTGGACAAGATGCTTCTTCACAAACTGAATGTAGGTTGTTTTCACGCATCACCGTTTTAATTTCTTGAATACGAGCAGAGCTTTTCGGTAGACGGATCTTCATCCACGATGGTTTACGCAGGATCTCATCATTCTCAGTAGAAATAATTCTTACTGGAATTTTAGCCATTTTATCTGCGTCGCGAAGTTTAACGCCTGGCTCTAATCGAACGGTTTTACTCATGCTCTGTTAATCCATCTTTGAAAGTTAATTGGGTGTATTCTAGCAGGGAACATAGGTGTTCGACTAGCTTAGGTTGTATCTCACCTAGGCTGGTAGCACCACCAAGATCACTCGTTTGGGTCATTTCCATACCCGCATAACCACAAGGGTTAATACGTAGGAAAGGTGATAAGTCCATGTTTATATTAAGTGCTAATCCATGGAATGAACGGCCTTTCCTGATCCTTAAACCTAATGAAGCAACTTTTTTATCAGCAACATAAACACCGGGTGCGTCTGCGCGTGGGTAGGCTTCAATACCTGTTTCTGCCAGTGTGGCAATAATACCATTCTCAATATGGCTGACAAGATCTCGAACGCCAAGTTTACGACGTTTAATATCGAGTAAGAAGTATACCACTTGCTGACCAGGGCCGTGATAAGTCACTTGACCACCGCGATCGGCTTGGACGACAGGAATGTCGCCTGTGGCGAGTATATGTTCAGCTTTACCAGCTTGACCTTGTGTAAATACGGGATCGTGCTCAACAAACCAAAGTTCATCTTCTGTGTTGTCGTCTCTGTTATCAGTAAACGACTTCATCGCGTCAAATACCGTCGTGTAAGATTGGCGATTAAGTTGACGAATTATAATGCTATGTTCTGACAAAATATGCTCTTCTATATGATTAACACCAACGAAAAAAATCTAATTAGCAATACTAATTAGATTTTTGATATGGATATTATTTATTATAAAACGCGGATCACACCAGGGATCGCACCGAAAGCCACGTATAAGCCTTCTATTTGATCTTTGTCTTGGACTTTAACTTTGATGGTTACAGAGTTGTAAGTGCCTTTGCTGCTCTTTTTAGAGCTAGGAGTATAGTTACCAGGAACATGTTTTTGTGCCACAGCAACAATGCTATCTTCGAGTTTAGGATCCGTAGTACCGATAACTTTAAAGTTAAGTTGACAAGGAAAATCAAGCAGTTCGTCGAATTTAGTATTTAAAGACATTAGTTTTTCTCGTACCTTAGAAATAATGGCAAAGGAGGCTGTTGCCTCCTTTGTATTCGTCATTATAATCGGGTAACGGTGTCAGGGAAAGGATTAACCAAACCAACCGGTAAATAATAATTTGAAATAATCAATTAATCGGCTAAACCAGCTGCCTAATTCTACGTCTTCTAGCGCAATTAAGTCAGCTTGT is part of the Moritella viscosa genome and encodes:
- a CDS encoding UPF0250 protein; amino-acid sequence: MTNTKEATASFAIISKVREKLMSLNTKFDELLDFPCQLNFKVIGTTDPKLEDSIVAVAQKHVPGNYTPSSKKSSKGTYNSVTIKVKVQDKDQIEGLYVAFGAIPGVIRVL
- the lipB gene encoding octanoyltransferase produces the protein MSEHSIIIRQLNRQSYTTVFDAMKSFTDNRDDNTEDELWFVEHDPVFTQGQAGKAEHILATGDIPVVQADRGGQVTYHGPGQQVVYFLLDIKRRKLGVRDLVSHIENGIIATLAETGIEAYPRADAPGVYVADKKVASLGLRIRKGRSFHGLALNINMDLSPFLRINPCGYAGMEMTQTSDLGGATSLGEIQPKLVEHLCSLLEYTQLTFKDGLTEHE
- the lipA gene encoding lipoyl synthase, which codes for MSKTVRLEPGVKLRDADKMAKIPVRIISTENDEILRKPSWMKIRLPKSSARIQEIKTVMRENNLHSVCEEASCPNLSECFNHGTATFMIMGAICTRRCPFCDVAHGKPLPLVAEEPLKLAQTIAKMKLKYVVITSVDRDDLRDGGAQHFVDCIREIRLLNPEIKIEILVPDFKGRMDKALEIFKDTPPDVFNHNLETAPQHYKMARPGSDYQWSLRLLKRFKEMHPNVPTKSGLMMGLGETNEEIAEVIKDLAQHGVTMLTLGQYLQPSRHHLPVKRYVHPDDFDALGALAKEVGFEHAACGPFVRSSYHADLQAQGKEVT